Genomic DNA from Melioribacteraceae bacterium 4301-Me:
ACTGTGTAAGTACTCCTCCTATTTGACCACCGCCAATTAATGCAATTTTTTTCCTTGGCATAATTACTCCTAATATTATTTTGAATTAAATGTGAATTCACTAACAAATATATGAAGTTTCGTTGCTATTTTCATTTTGCATACGTTATGAAATAAATATAAATGTGGATAAGAATTTAAGAGATGATTTATCTTAATTTGAGTATAAGAATTGTTTCGGTTCCAGTTTTAGTAAAGTTAAATTTTAGGTCGTCTAAGAATGACTTCATAATGTGAATGCCACGCCCATTATCTTTCAAAATATTTTCTGGCTTGGTAGGATCAGGTATTTTTGCAGGATCAAATCCTTTCCCTTCGTCTTTAATAATCACAGTTAATATATCATTCTGCACTTTAATTGTTATTAAAATTTTTTTTGATTTATCCAATTTATTCCCGTGCGTGATGCTGTTGGATAATGCTTCTGAAAAGGAAAGTGCTAAATTGTTGTACTTTTCTTTAGTAAGGTTTACTTCTTTTGCAATGTTTAAAATAAACTTTTCAGCTTCCGGCAAAATTTCTAAGTCGGTTGGTAACTCTTTTGTGTAAACTTTTTCATTCAATTTTAAGACCTACTTTTGAACTTTATTATGATTATATTCCTAAAATAAAAATAGATTTGTGCCTTTTGCAAGGTTATTTAGTGAATTAGTTTATTATAATTTCCATTGCAAATTAAACTGTATGTTTGCTAATTCATTATGATTGTTATTTTCTGTAGTAATGAATTCATACCAACCATGGAATTTTAAATATAGTTTATTGTTAATAGAAATGGATATTTCACTTAAAGGACCAATACTAAGGTAATTCGAAACCTTGATTTTTTGGAAGTCGTTGTTGTAGTTAAATGTGCTCAGGAGAAAATACCTAAGTCCAACTCCAAAAGTGAAATTTTGGTAATTATAAAAAAAAGTTGGTTCCGCGTAACTTTCATGTAAGTATCTAACCGGCCTGCTTGAAAAATTTGACCAGTTAAAATCGCCTTGTTCGGAAAGTTTAATATAACCCAAGAAAAACAGGCTTAACTTTTTGGCAAAGTAAAAATTAGTTGAGTCTCTAAAAATAAATTGACGGAACGAAAAACTTTTTAAGTTGGGATTAAGATCTTCGTAATCAAAGACGGTGTAATTAGCAGATACTTCAGCAACGTTAGTTGATATTAATCTGCTTCCTTTATAAGTCCCGCCAGCGGCAAGTCTAATAATTCGTTTAATATTGTTATTCGAGCTTCTTTGGGAAAAAATATAAACTATTTTGTTAAGGCTTCCTTCAAGGTCAAGAAACAAATTAAAAAAAGGGGAAAGTTTTTTAATGTATTCGAGTCTTAAAATTGAAAGCAGTTCATCTCTATCGTCGTAATTTAATTCGCTTGGTGTATCGTATTTAAGTTTTCTATGGAAGAGATTAAAGTTTATTAAGTCGTTTTCAGATAATTTATAATTAGAGCTGATTGTTACAGTAGTTAACTGAGAAGTATTGTTTTTTTGAGCCTCGTTTGTCTCGCTTGCTGCATAAAAAACTGAACTTGCACCTTCAATTTTTTTAGGCTGATGTCTTTCATCTCTTTCTGAAAAAGATATTTTTAAAATGGAGCTAAGATTTTCAGTTCTGTATCCAAAAGAGCTGCTTAAATCAATTTTAAACTCATCAACTTTCATATCGAAAGAATTTGCAGTTATGTTTTTTAATGAAATATAACGAGTGTTTCTGTCAACATCTTTCCAGGAAACTTTGCCTAAAAGATTTAGTGCAATACTCGAGTCTGTTGAAAAAAAATTTGTTTGATTCTGCATGAAATAATTTGTTTCAATTCTGCTTTGTATATTATTTGTAATCTTAAATTCATTTGCAGTTACTGTGTCTGCAGTAAAGTAAAAGTCTCTCCTCTGTTGATAAAAATATGCAGTTATTATGTTAGAGAAGTTTTCGTCAAGTTTGTTTTTAATATTTAGGTTTATGTATCTGAGTAAGTTTTTGCGTGGTGATATATCTTCGTTTTGTAGTTTTAGTATGCTGTCGATATCAAATTCGTCTAAATGAATTGTATTTATCAAAGCATCCGTGCCGTAAATATAACCATTATCGCTTTCACCTATTTGTTTATTATTAGATGTGCCAAAGTATGGTGTTAGCTCTACGTTTTTAGTCGGAGTAATTTTTATAAAAGGGGAAACGTTGAATATTGATGCTCTGTTAATAGCAGTTTTTCTGTCGTCTGTATATGAATTATTTGTCAATAACAGTCCAAATTTTAAGAGGGTTGAGTAGCGATACTGTAAAATTGCTGTGAGATAATGTTCATCTTTAATGTTATTATCTGAAGAATGAATAATAGTTGAGTTGAAGCTATCATTAAGTCCTAAAAAGAAATTAGAATTAAGATAATATTGTTTGAGCTGGGTATTGAAGTTAAATGTGTTTAATTGTTTATTTGTAGAAGAAGTGATTAAACGCAGGCGATAAGGGTCTAAAGAAAAAATTGAAGTATCTTTTTCAAACTGAGCATAGCAGTCATTGATAAAAATTGTAATAAATAATGCAAATAAGAAATATTTCAATTCTTTACCCTTAGTAAGTTGGATTATAAGTAAAGCTGAATAATTTGCTAAAGCTGTTGGGGTCTGTCTGACTAACTGTATAAGTAAACACTCTCCAATAATATTTTCTAGCTTCTTCAAGATACAAATTACTTACTGGAACTGAAATAACAGCATTTTTTTTATTAGAGGAAAAGCTAATTTCTGATACAATACCGAATAGTTCATTTGTCTGGATAACTAACTTATAATTGGCTGGTTCACTAACAGTTTTAAATTGGAAAATTGGCATTGAATCCAAGTTGGAGTTATTGGGTGGACTAATTAATTCTGGCAAGTCAAGTATTTTATCTGATACTGTAATTGAGGGATTACTTTTTAAATTGCCTTTATCAACTGTAACGATTTTATAAAAGTATGTTTTTAGCAATTTTAAATTTTTGGTATCACTAAAATTATTTTGGTTAGTAGAAGCAATATAATTCTGTTGGTTCGGAAGAAAATTATCTAAAGTGTCTCTGTATATTTGATAGAATGCAATGTCATAATCGGGCGGCTTGTTCCAAATTAGCACAATTGAAATAGTGTCGTTCCAGTTGCGTGCATTTATGTAAATTGAGTAAGGTGAGGAGGGGGGATATAAATTTGATGGTTTGGCACTTACATAGTTTGATTCTAAGCTCTCAATATTCTTGTTGTTTAATGCACTAATTCTGTAGAAATAGGTCGAATCGTAGTCTAAATTTATATCAAGATAATAATTATCTTTTGTAAAGCTAAGCAATTTAAATCTGCTTGTATCGTTAATACTTCTGTAAATGTTGTAGCCTTTAATATTAGATTCAGTGTTAGGTAACCAGTCTATAGATACAAAGCCATCGTGAGCGGTGTAAACTTCTAACCCTACGGGTGTGTCTGGTGGCAGATTGTTTTCTTCTGACTCGGTTACTTGTTGTCTTTCACAGCTTAACAAATAAAAAAAAAGACTAATCAGCATGACATACTTAAATTTCAAATACATCGCCTTTTTGAGGGATGTAAACATTTTTAATCCCAATCTCATTAAGTCTTTTGCTGAATATTTCTTGTTGGTCGTAATCGCCGTGTACTAAAAACATTTTGTGGAGGCGACTTTTATCAAACTGGTTGCAATAGTTTATTAATTCGTTAGCGTCGGCGTGTGCACTGAACGAATCCATTACCACAACTTCTGCGTTCAGATTATATTCGTCGCCAAAAATTTTAACTTTCTTTTCTCGTTCAATAATTCTTCGTCCCAAAGTATTTTCTGCACAATAGCCTACCATTAAAATGATATTGTCGGGATTTTCGATATTGTTTGCCAAGTGATGTTGTATTCTGCCGGCTTCACACATTCCCGAGCTTGAAATTATTATATGTGGTCCTTTCAAGTTATTAAGTCTTTTAGAATCCTCTACACTTGTAATATAAGTTAGCTTGTTGAAGCCAAAGGGGTCCTCGTGCTTCAGTAAAAACTGAGAGGTCTCATAGTTAAAACATTCATGATGAACTCTAAAAACCTCAGTTGCATTAACAGAAAGGGGGCTATCAACATAGATTGGGATTCTTACAACATCATTTCTTTCAAAAATTTTATGAAACGAATAAACAAGTTCTTGTGTTCTTCCTACACTAAATGCAGGTATAATAATTTTTGAACTTTTATTTACTGCTTTTATTAGTACGTCGGTTAATCTTTTTTCCGAGTCTTGGGGATTTTCGTGAAATCTGCCTCCGTAGGTACTTTCACAGATGAAATAATCTACATCAGGAATTTTTTCTGGGTCTCTTAAGATTGGCAAATTAGGACGGCCTAAATCTCCTGAAAAACCTAAATTAATTATGCGTCCGTTTTCATTTATAGTTAAAAATGTAATTGAGGAACCAAGAATATGGCCGGCATCATAGAAAATTAATTTGATACCGGGTGCTATTTCATGTTGTCTGTGATAATTAACTCCTACAAATTGTTCTAACGCAGCTTGAGCATCTTTTTCTAAGTACAGCGGTTCAAAAGGGTTTTGTCCCTTTTTACGCCTTTTCTTATTAACATACTCTACATCTTTTTCTTGAATATGAGCCGAATCTTTTAACATATAATAGGCAAGGTCCCTTGTAGCAAAAGTACTGTAAATATTTCCAGTGAAACCCTTTTTTACTAAAGATGGCAGATTACCTGCATGGTCAATGTGAGCGTGTGAAAGAATCACAAAATCAATTTCTTTTGGATCAAAGAACTGAAAATTTTTGTTGATTTCATAAGCTTCTTTTCTTTTACCTTGATATAAACCGCAATCTAATAAGAATTTTTTCCCATTAGTTTCAATTAAGTGCATTGAACCTGTGACCGTTCTATCTGCTCCAATAAAATGAATTTTCATTTTTTGTCCTTCGATATAAGTTTATTTTTATGAATAAATAGTATATGGGAAATAATTTCATATAAATGGTTAAAAAAATTATACTCTTGTTATTCTGTAATTTTTATATCCGTAATAAATTTCCTTAGCGGCAGTTTTAATAACTGTAGCTGTTGGTACAGCTAACAGCATACCAAAGATTCCCATTAATTGACTTCCCATTATAATCAAAATAATGATGACTAATGGATGCAGGTCAGTACTTTTGGAATAAATATTAGGTTGAATGAAGCCGTTATCCACTGCATAAACAATTATAAATAGAATAACTATTTTGGGTAACATCGATAAATCACCAAACTGGGCAACAGATATAAGAATTGCAGGTATTCCTCCTATTATAGGTCCAAAGTAAGGAATTAAATGACCTACTCCTGCAACAAAGCCTATTGACATAGCATTGTTAACGCCTAAAATAGCTAGCCCAGTCCCTGCAAGTACTCCTACAATAACCGCATCAAAAATCCAACCCCTTACGAATTTACCTAAAGAAATGGAAATTTTTCTTATTACCCAGTAAGAAACTTCGAAATACTTATTCGGCATTATATTTATAATCCCTTTCACAATTTTTTTATTGTCCTTTAAGAAGAAGAAAGTCATAAATGGTACTATTATAAATAAAGCAAGTAAAGAAAGTAAACTTGATACAATATTAGAAATATTGTTAACGGAGCTTAAAACAGCATTTGCTAACTTTCTATTAAGTAGCTGGACAAATTCTTTTGCATCTACAAAAGGAATAAATTTATTGACAAAATTTTCAATTTCAGAAGAGAGAAATTGGATATTCTCATGAGTTATGTTTTTAGAGATAGCGTTGAATTGATTTACAATTTTAGGAATAAGAAACCAAAAACCTGAGACTATTAATAAAGCGCTTACTGTCAGAACAATTAACGATGAAACAAGTCTTTCAAAACCCATTTTTTCGAGCATGTTAACAAAAGGATTGAAAATTAAAGACACAAGAAGAGAAATAGTAATCATTATTATTATGTCATAGAAAATGTAAGACAAGTAAATTAAAACAAACAATATTATAGCAGCAAGAATAATTCGAAAGTACTTTTTGCTAGTTCTGTCTTTGATTTGCATTTTATGTTTTTTTTAACTGCAATATTCGATATTCTAGGTTATAATTTCAAGTTGCATTAATTTTACCAAACACAACATCTTAATATGATTAGTCAATAAGTATATTGAAAAGCATACGCCCTTTATGCCAAAAGAATAATCTGCTGCTGTTAAAAGTTTTCTGTCTTCAAATTTCCCTATATTTGTATACTACGTTTATAAAAAATATGGAATCTTTTATGCCTCAATTAGAATTTTTACAACAAATTAGGGAAAAAGCAAGCATAAGAAAAAAAACAATTGTACTTCCCGAATCACATGATGAAAGAGTATTAAAAGCAGCTGAAATTTTAACAAAAGAAAAAATTGCTTCAATAATTACACTAGGTAATGAACATAAAATTAGGACTGACGCCCAAAGAATAGGAGTGGACTTGCAAAACATTAGAATTATTGATCCTGAAAAGTCTGATAGACTGAGTGATTTCGCAAATTTTTTCTATAACAAAAGGAAACACAAAGGTGTAACTATTGATCAAGCTCGTGAAACAGTTAAAAGAGATTTGTTTTTTGGTGCTATGATGGTAAGCGAAGGAATGGCAGATGGCAGTGTTTCAGGCTCGATTGCTACTACAGCAGATGTTACAAGAGCTGCGCTTTTCTGTGTTGGGTTGAAAGAAGGAATCTCAATTCTCTCCAGCTTTTTTATTATGGTTCTGCCAGAAAAAACTTATACTTTTGCTGATTGTGCTGTAAATCCAAATCCTAATGCAGAACAATTGGCTGATATTGCAATTTCTACTGCTGACAATCACAAAAAGTTAATAGGTGAAGAACCCTACATTGCAATGTTGTCTTTTTCTACAAAAGGTAGCGCAGAGCATGAAATGGTTGATAAAGTTCGTCAAGCTACACAATTAGTGAAAAGTAAAAGACCTGATTTAAACGTAGATGGTGAACTTCAATTTGATGCTGCTGTAGTTGCTTCTGTAGCCAAGAAAAAAGCGCCTGAAAGTGTAGTAGCCGGCAAGGCTAATGTGTTAATTTTCCCAGATTTAAACTCTGGAAACATAGGATACAAAATTGCTCAAAGATTAGGAAAAGCAGAAGCAATTGGACCAATAAATCAAGGACTAAAAAAACCGTTCTTTGATTTAAGCAGAGGTTGCAATGTGGACGATATTGTTAATACAGCGGCAATTGCTTGTTTGATGGCTGAATGAAAATATAATTTTTTATTCACTGCATGTAATTACTTGATTAGCTTCAGGTTTTTCACGGGCCTGCTTTTGCATTTGAAAAAATTTGCTTTGCAGGCCGACAAACTATAACTAATCTTAGATAAATTAGTTGCCAGACAGAAATAATAAATTATAATGACATGTAATTTCTGCATAGCGTGTCGGGGAATCCTTATAATTTTTTGGGTTAATATGAAAAATTTTTTACCCCATTAGAAAATTTAATTATTACAGTAAAGTAGTTAAATTAGAAGAGTAATTATCTTATTAAACGAGGTGTTTTATGAAAACTTTTTTGTTAGCAATATTAGCAATACTATTTTCTTATCAGTCCAATAAAGCTAATAGTAACATAGACGAGGATAAAATGAAAAATACTATAGAAGATATAGTAGTAAAAGATATGGATGGCAATGATGTTAAATTGTCATCTTATAAAGGAAAAGTTTTACTTATTGTTAATGTCGCTAGTAAATGTGGTTTTACACCACAATACAAACAACTTGAAGCGATATATGAAAAATATAAAGACAAAGGATTTGAAATTCTTGCTTTCCCTTGTAATGATTTTGGCGGACAGGAACCTGGCTCTAATAAAGAAATTACAGAATTCTGCACTACGAATTACGGTGTAACATTTAAATTGTTTAATAAAATTAAAATACTTGGTGATGATAAATCACCTTTGTATGCAAGACTAATTAATAGTGATAATGTTGATAAAGGCGATGTAAAATGGAACTTTGAGAAATTTTTAATATCCCGAGATGGTACAATTGTAGCTCGTTTTCGTAGCAAAATTGTGCCTGATAGTAAAGAAATACTAAATGCAATAGAAAAAGAACTGGCAAAAAAGTAAACCGAGTTTGTTTTATAACTGTGATTTCAACTTAACAAAAACAAGTTGTTAATACAAAAAGGGATTGGCAATACTTCTTAAGTCCCAATCCCCAAGTCTTTTTTTACTATTAACTTAGAAGCAATAAAATCTTTGTGCGAGAGATTTAAATTGTTGTTAATAATACGAGCTAAATGTTCTTCGTATTTGCTCAACTTTTCATCAGCGAATAAAATCCTCCATAAATTTTTCATCAGTTCAAATTTCTCGTTGTCTGTTAAGCTTTTATTTAGAGTATCTGTAAATTCAAATAGACCTATACTTTTTTCGACTCTTTCTTGAGAAATGTTAAATAACTCCAAGACTTGGGCATCACTTAAGCTGAAAGTCTTTTTTAAAATTTTCTTGATAGTTGATTTCTCCTCTTCAGAAATCATAAAATCAGATTTGGCGGCTTCTATAAATAGAGAGCAAGTTATAATTTCGATACTTTTAAAGTCATTAATTTTTTTGGGCTTCTTGTTAAACAAATTTTTTCCACGAAGTAGTGAATTTTTAAGAAAATCGAGCATTTTTCTTCTCGTTTTTTTTATTTCAATAACGACTGCAAAATTTAAAAAAAGATTTGCTTACTTTTTATAAATATTTTTTTATCTTGCATGTGAATTTAATAAATCGATTAGTTGATGAATTTAGGATTTGCTCAGGTAATTGCTTCAAGATTATTTTTGATTGCTTTATTTTTACCTCACGAGGAATAGTTCTTCCTTAATTAAACTTTGAAAGGACTAAACATAGTTAACAAAACTTTAATAACCAATTTCGGAGTTATTAATGAAGATAAAACGTTTATTTACACAAGCTGGCAAGGATCCCCTCGAATCAATCGAGTTTGTTAAGAGAACATCAGAAATTAAAAATCCAGACGGCTCAATAGTCTTTAAAATGGAAGATGTTCTTGTCCCAAAGGAGTGGTCGCAAGTAGCGACAGATATTTTAGCTCAAAAATATTTTCGAAAGGCGGGGGTTCCAAAATTATTAAAAAAAGTAAAGGAGAATGGAATACCCAAATGGTTACAGCCCTCAGTTGCTGATACAAAAACACTTGAAGAGCTGCCTGAAAGAGAACGATATACTTCCGAAACAGATGCCTATCAAGTTTTTCATCGGTTAGCAGGTACATGGACATATTGGGGTTTTAAAGCTGGTTTCTTTGATACTGAAGAAGATGCTAAAGCTTTTTATGATGAACATATGTACATGCTTGCAAAACAAATTGCAGCACCTAACAGTCCACAATGGTTTAACACAGGCTTGAATTGGGCATATGGAATAAATGGACCGTCGCAAGGTCATTATTATGTAGATTATCAAACTGGGGAGCTAAAAGAATCTGAAGATGCATACACTCATCCACAACCTCATGCATGTTTTATTCAGTCTGTAAATGATGACCTGGTTAATAAAAATGGTATTATGGATTTGTGGGTCAGAGAGGCAAGATTATTTAAATACGGTTCAGGCACGGGTTCTAATTTTTCTGATTTGCGCGGTGCTAATGAACCACTTAGCGGCGGCGGTAAATCTTCAGGATTGATGTCATTCTTAAAAATTGGTGATAGATCAGCTGGTGCAATTAAATCCGGCGGCACTACTCGTCGCGCAGCTAAAATGGTCACCCTCGATATAGACCATCCCGATATTGAAGAATATATTAATTGGAAAGTTATTGAAGAGCAAAAAGTAGCAGCATTGGTCACAGGCTCTAAAATTTGCAACTTTCACTTAAATAATATTATGAAAGCCTGTTATGATGAACATCCTGAGAATGACCGATTTAATAAAAAAACTAATCTTAAGTTAAGAAAAGCAGTTATTGAAGCAAGAAAAGCACATGTCCCGGAAAACTACATCGAAAGAGTAATTAAGCTTGCAAAACTTGGTTTCCGTTCAATTGAATTCCCTGTTTACAATGAGGATTGGAATTCAGAAGCTTATGCAACTGTATCTGGACAAAACTCGAACAATTCTGTTAGAGTTACAAACGAATTTATGCAAGCAGTATTACAAGATAAGGATTGGAACCTTTATTGGCGTACCGAAAAGAAAAAAGCTGAAGAGGAAGGGAGAGCACCTAAGCCA
This window encodes:
- a CDS encoding ATP-binding protein, with amino-acid sequence MNEKVYTKELPTDLEILPEAEKFILNIAKEVNLTKEKYNNLALSFSEALSNSITHGNKLDKSKKILITIKVQNDILTVIIKDEGKGFDPAKIPDPTKPENILKDNGRGIHIMKSFLDDLKFNFTKTGTETILILKLR
- a CDS encoding fibronectin type III domain-containing protein → MFTSLKKAMYLKFKYVMLISLFFYLLSCERQQVTESEENNLPPDTPVGLEVYTAHDGFVSIDWLPNTESNIKGYNIYRSINDTSRFKLLSFTKDNYYLDINLDYDSTYFYRISALNNKNIESLESNYVSAKPSNLYPPSSPYSIYINARNWNDTISIVLIWNKPPDYDIAFYQIYRDTLDNFLPNQQNYIASTNQNNFSDTKNLKLLKTYFYKIVTVDKGNLKSNPSITVSDKILDLPELISPPNNSNLDSMPIFQFKTVSEPANYKLVIQTNELFGIVSEISFSSNKKNAVISVPVSNLYLEEARKYYWRVFTYTVSQTDPNSFSKLFSFTYNPTY
- a CDS encoding MBL fold metallo-hydrolase RNA specificity domain-containing protein — translated: MKIHFIGADRTVTGSMHLIETNGKKFLLDCGLYQGKRKEAYEINKNFQFFDPKEIDFVILSHAHIDHAGNLPSLVKKGFTGNIYSTFATRDLAYYMLKDSAHIQEKDVEYVNKKRRKKGQNPFEPLYLEKDAQAALEQFVGVNYHRQHEIAPGIKLIFYDAGHILGSSITFLTINENGRIINLGFSGDLGRPNLPILRDPEKIPDVDYFICESTYGGRFHENPQDSEKRLTDVLIKAVNKSSKIIIPAFSVGRTQELVYSFHKIFERNDVVRIPIYVDSPLSVNATEVFRVHHECFNYETSQFLLKHEDPFGFNKLTYITSVEDSKRLNNLKGPHIIISSSGMCEAGRIQHHLANNIENPDNIILMVGYCAENTLGRRIIEREKKVKIFGDEYNLNAEVVVMDSFSAHADANELINYCNQFDKSRLHKMFLVHGDYDQQEIFSKRLNEIGIKNVYIPQKGDVFEI
- a CDS encoding AI-2E family transporter, which codes for MQIKDRTSKKYFRIILAAIILFVLIYLSYIFYDIIIMITISLLVSLIFNPFVNMLEKMGFERLVSSLIVLTVSALLIVSGFWFLIPKIVNQFNAISKNITHENIQFLSSEIENFVNKFIPFVDAKEFVQLLNRKLANAVLSSVNNISNIVSSLLSLLALFIIVPFMTFFFLKDNKKIVKGIINIMPNKYFEVSYWVIRKISISLGKFVRGWIFDAVIVGVLAGTGLAILGVNNAMSIGFVAGVGHLIPYFGPIIGGIPAILISVAQFGDLSMLPKIVILFIIVYAVDNGFIQPNIYSKSTDLHPLVIIILIIMGSQLMGIFGMLLAVPTATVIKTAAKEIYYGYKNYRITRV
- the pta gene encoding phosphate acetyltransferase; amino-acid sequence: MPQLEFLQQIREKASIRKKTIVLPESHDERVLKAAEILTKEKIASIITLGNEHKIRTDAQRIGVDLQNIRIIDPEKSDRLSDFANFFYNKRKHKGVTIDQARETVKRDLFFGAMMVSEGMADGSVSGSIATTADVTRAALFCVGLKEGISILSSFFIMVLPEKTYTFADCAVNPNPNAEQLADIAISTADNHKKLIGEEPYIAMLSFSTKGSAEHEMVDKVRQATQLVKSKRPDLNVDGELQFDAAVVASVAKKKAPESVVAGKANVLIFPDLNSGNIGYKIAQRLGKAEAIGPINQGLKKPFFDLSRGCNVDDIVNTAAIACLMAE
- a CDS encoding glutathione peroxidase: MKNTIEDIVVKDMDGNDVKLSSYKGKVLLIVNVASKCGFTPQYKQLEAIYEKYKDKGFEILAFPCNDFGGQEPGSNKEITEFCTTNYGVTFKLFNKIKILGDDKSPLYARLINSDNVDKGDVKWNFEKFLISRDGTIVARFRSKIVPDSKEILNAIEKELAKK
- a CDS encoding TerB family tellurite resistance protein — protein: MLDFLKNSLLRGKNLFNKKPKKINDFKSIEIITCSLFIEAAKSDFMISEEEKSTIKKILKKTFSLSDAQVLELFNISQERVEKSIGLFEFTDTLNKSLTDNEKFELMKNLWRILFADEKLSKYEEHLARIINNNLNLSHKDFIASKLIVKKDLGIGT